In the Callospermophilus lateralis isolate mCalLat2 chromosome 19, mCalLat2.hap1, whole genome shotgun sequence genome, TTCATGCAGCTTGCAGGCCTGGAACAGGGAGCCCCAGCACACTGCATACCCTGAGGGTGGGAAGTTATTCTACCTGTGCCAGAGGACATAGTGCTGTGATTGGTGGCATTGGGGATTTGACTTTGTGCTGTGTAGTCTGTCCCTGCTTCCCTGTAACCTCCCTCTATGGAAACAAGTCTTGGTTTCTGTGTGGACCTGTGTCACTTGCAGGACTTATTCCCCGGCACGAAGACACTTGAGCTGTAACACCTGGCCCTGTTTGTGCTGAGCGGGCCACAAGGCCTCTTCTGTTCTGCCCCAATTTGGGAGCCTGGCCTGTCTTATTGTGGGACCAAAGTCTATGGGGAATTGTGGGCATGGGGCTGGGGGCCCGAGTCTCTAGACTGCACTCCTCAAGTAGCCATTGGGACTTCTGGCCCCAAGCCTTCAGGATGAACTGTTCTGAAAAGAGCTTCACTGCCAGGGACCCTGGGATGAGTGAGTCCTGGTCACATTCCTGGTGCCTCCTGCTATGGAAGGAGGTTTCAGGGTCCTTATATTGTGTTATGGAAATGTGGCCTAGGGGAGGACAGCCTGTCTGCTCTGCTTCGGTGCCTATGGCTCAGGAGCCAGGGTGTGGGGCTCTTCCTGCATGGCTGACAGTTCAATTTGGATGAAGTTCCCTTCCTTCACCTCTCCCACCCAAGGGGAAGATCAGTGGGGTGGGGGGGTACTTGCTAGACAGCAGAGGCCACTGTTTCTCACACTGTCACTTCCTGGTCCTGGGCAGAAGTGCTCCTACCTGGGGCAGGATTGGCTACTCCCAGCTCTGGGGTGGAGTCCCTGTGGTGGCAAGGGACCAAGGGTCCCTCCACTCTTCCCTAGCTGTCCTGCTGCCTCACCTGTGTGCCACGCCATGGCCATGCCTGGTCTGGTGGAAGGATGGCTGGGTGTAATCCTGGGCAAGGGAGGCTGAGTGGGATCTTGGCTGCCACCTTCAGTTTGGACAGCCTGCGTGGCCAGCGGGAAGGCGACTGCAGAGCAGGAGCAAGTAGAACGTTCTGTCAGGTCCACCCTGCTCCATCCAGGGCACTCAGTGACAAGGGGCTAGGCTGCCCAGGCCATGCAGGAAGGGAAGACGGTCGCCACGGGGACACCTGGGACTCTGAGCCCATGAATTCAGGATTGTTGTTAGTGTCCAGGTCTTTTTCTTGTGCTATGCGTGAGCGGTCCTATGTATGAAGCACTTTACTAGCTGCAGGAATCAGTTACTACTACACCCAATAAACTGGAACTGTTTACAGGTGACCTGTGTTTTGTGGTTTTATCAACAACGTGCTCAATGTGTCTGAAAGTCCTAGTGCTTTGTGCAGTGGTGATCCAACTCTCCTTCCTGGTGGTCCTAACGGAGAAGCAAATGGCCTACCCTCCCAGAGCAGTGACTGCTTCAGTGTCCCCCACTGTAGAATGGGTGGTAAGAGAACAATATGTTCTCACCTGCCTGTGGCCTGCACGCTGGGTAGATGCCAGGCCCTCCTTTGTCCCTGTCTCCTCTGCCTAGCATGGTGGAAGTGGCCCAAGCTGCGGCCAGGGGAAGACTGTTCAAAGGTGAAGCCCTTTATTTTCCTtaccaaacagaaaaaataagCCCAACTCTTGGTGCCACGAATGTGGCTGAACTGGCAGCTCCAGCTTGGTGCTAGATTTCTTCTACCTCGAGCAGTGAGTAGTCCAGGATGGTGTCCTGACCCTGGAACTTGAAGTACCCCTGGAACTTCTTCTTTTGAAGCAGGAGTGGGAACCAGTACCTGTCGTCAGGCCACATGTCACGAAAGGGGATCTGGTCCAGTTGGAACCACTGAGGGCGCATTTCTGTACCGAggggcagagaggaagagcaccaTGTCAAGGAGGGCTGGCCTGGCCTGTGAGGAGCTACCTGTACtacttatttttgtggtgctgggaactgaacccaggggcactctactgctgaccacatccctggcccttcttttttttaatatttattttttagttgtagttggacacaatatcctcatttcacttatttatttttatgtggtgctgagtatcaaacccagggtcttgcgcgtgcaaggcgagcgctctaccgctgagttacaacctcagccccttactttttattttgaggcagtctctcactatgttgcccagctgtccttgaacttgcaatcgtcctgcctcagtctcccaaattgctgatTAAGTCATGCTCCACCGCCCCCAGCTTGCACAGCAGTGCTGTGTGAggaatttaatttacttttatacTTAATCCTCATGACTGTTCTTCCTCTTTTATGGATCAGGAAAAAGGGGTTCAGAGCTGCAGCCTGCTGAGCTGTGGTGCCTGAGTAGCCAGGGTTCTAAGGCATGGACTGTTCAGTGCCTCCCTGTGAGATGGGGACAGTGAGCGGGCCTGAGGCTCAAATCTGGCTGCGCTTTCTCCTAGCCAACTGTGTGGAACTGGATGTGCTTCCTCCCCTTCTGTGGTGGGGAGCGGATACCCCAAGGCTCACCGTCGCTCTCCTGGGGTGTCCCCTGCACACTGTCAGTACAGAAGATGTGCACATCCATCAGCTTGGGGGTGCCCACGAACTCAAACTCAATGTGGCCCACCTTGTGCAGCGTGTTCACTGTCAGACCACTCTCCTCCTGCAGCTCCCTGTAGGCAGAGGAGACAGGAGGAGGATGGATCGTCACAGCACGATGACCACAGGCCAAAGGGGAGCCCAGAGGTGGGGTGAATGGGCTGCAGACCCCAGGAGGCTGCCATCAGGTATTAATAGTTCAAACCTGGTCTAGCCTTGGAATTAACTTGAACTTGAAAAAATTTGGGATCTGTGGAACCTGCCTGTTGTCCCACAGTCTCAGGAAGTTGATGCAAGAGGATCACCTGTGCCTGGGAGTTAACAGATCAGTCTGGGCAACATGATGATATCCCATCTCAAAAACCAACAATGAAAATCCCCTGAAATTTGGTTCAGAGGCTCTGGGGAGGGTCTGGCCAGCCCTCTGCAGAGGACCACCCAGGGTATGAGTCTCATGAGTGGATTGCAGGGCAGAAGTTTGTCCTCCCCTAGGCCCACACTTCCCCTTTCCTCAGACTCAGTCCATTCGCTCTTCTGCGTCGGAACTTTGGACCCCCCTGCATGGGCATGAGGACACAGGAGCCCCTTGGCTCTGGGCCTTCTCCTAAGAATGTGCTTCCAGCCTCACACCCTTACTGAGACCACAGGACCATAGGCTGATAGTCTCTCCTGAAGGAGGGGTTGACACTTTCAGTTCTGCCATGGAGCCAACTCCTCTGGGCAGATCCTACAGGACAAATCTCTTGGCTTGCATTCTGGGGCCTTTGTATTGCCTTCTCAGGACACTTTCCCAGCAGCTCAGTCAGCTGTGCCTGAGCTCATCTAACATGGAACAAGTCTCTCTGTTCCACTGGACAGAACCTGAATGCTTCCCCTGAGGGTCTGGTGCTGCTgctaatttaaaagtattttaaaaccaCCTGTCTACTCTACACAGTCCTGGAAATGGAAAACTCATGAACCTAACACCCAGCAAGACTTGTGTTGCTGTTTCAGAGACTTCCCTTGAGTCTCTCCCTATATATCCTGGAATGGAGCAGAGTTAAAGTCTACCTTGCACTTTCCACCCAGCAAGCAAGGAGCATGAAATAGTCTGCCCTAGAGGAGCCTGTCTAGTTTTTCAACTGCTGCTGTTACAGAAGAGTAAACATTTGAGTTCAACTTTGGGTCATTGTGGAAAATGCTGTGCTGAGCACCTAGGTCTGCACACCTTGTACCATCAACGTGTACCCAAGTGCACACAGTGCTCATGCCCTCCAGCAGGCGTTCCCTAAGACCTGCTCTGTGCTTGGGACCCTTAGGACATACAAAGCTGTGAGTTCCACTGGCCCCTCCTGTCGTGGAGGCCTTTCTTCCCACGGCCCTGGAGTTACTTTTGTTTCTGTAACAGTAGTCTGACCATTTATAGCTGGAAGAAAGTCTTAGCTTTGATCTCCAAGTTGTGCTGGGAACACACTGCCATCTGTAGTAGGCAGTCAGGGACCCACTCTGTTCATTTGCAAACACATACACATTAGGTTAAATGGTCCTCTGCTGCTCCTGAAAAGTCACTGCCTTTTGCTGCCAATTCATATACACAGTCCAGAAATtgacacattcattgagatggttaaTTAAAACTGGACTGGATCTTTAAAAAATGAGTGTTTTCACTTGGGGTGTGTGCACAGCGGCTCCCCAATTAAATGTAATGGAACTGCAACAGGGCCTCACCCACCTCTCTGGCAGCAGACTGCCAGTTCTCCCTTTAAAAAGCATCACCGGCTGATGTAATGTTTTGACTGATTTTAGTTAATCCTCCCCCAGTCTGTGGCAGTGCATGCAGTATCAGTAATCCTGGTGACAGAGCTGGAGCTCCATTTCACAAGCTGAGATAATTAGACAGATGAAGACGACCCTGTTAGTTTTGCTAAAGAGTCTGCTCGTGTCTGTGATGCAGACGGCAGATGGAGAACAGGATGAGCAATGAATTAGACGCAAACACGGAGCAGAAAG is a window encoding:
- the Nudt1 gene encoding oxidized purine nucleoside triphosphate hydrolase isoform X1, giving the protein MVDPEPQWTMVASRLYTLVLVLQPQRVLLGMKKRGFGAGRWNGFGGKVQEGETIEDGAKRELQEESGLTVNTLHKVGHIEFEFVGTPKLMDVHIFCTDSVQGTPQESDEMRPQWFQLDQIPFRDMWPDDRYWFPLLLQKKKFQGYFKFQGQDTILDYSLLEVEEI
- the Nudt1 gene encoding oxidized purine nucleoside triphosphate hydrolase isoform X2; the protein is MVASRLYTLVLVLQPQRVLLGMKKRGFGAGRWNGFGGKVQEGETIEDGAKRELQEESGLTVNTLHKVGHIEFEFVGTPKLMDVHIFCTDSVQGTPQESDEMRPQWFQLDQIPFRDMWPDDRYWFPLLLQKKKFQGYFKFQGQDTILDYSLLEVEEI